In one Aromatoleum aromaticum EbN1 genomic region, the following are encoded:
- the cydB gene encoding cytochrome d ubiquinol oxidase subunit II encodes MGIDLPLVWAVIILFGVMMYVVMDGFDLGIGLLYPFFADRTDRDVMMNTVAPVWDGNETWLVLGGAGLLAAFPLAYAVVLSAFYLPLILMLLGLIFRGVAFEFRFKADDAHRHLWDKAFIGGSLAATFFQGVTLGGYIQGIEVVDRAYAGGAFDWLAPFPLFVGAGLVVTYALLGSTWLIVKTQGPLQARMIAIARPLTWILLAVIIAISVWTPLAREDIAQRWFTWPHLLWFAPVPILVALTAWQLLQRLRRAPDIAPFVLTLFLVFLGYSGLGISLWPNIVPPGITIWEAAAPPQSMGFTLVGALLIIPLILMYTAWGYYVFRGKVDETQGYH; translated from the coding sequence ATGGGCATCGATCTTCCGCTGGTGTGGGCCGTGATCATCCTGTTCGGCGTGATGATGTACGTCGTGATGGACGGCTTCGACCTCGGCATTGGCCTGCTGTACCCGTTCTTCGCCGACCGCACCGACCGCGACGTGATGATGAACACCGTCGCGCCGGTATGGGACGGCAACGAGACCTGGCTCGTGCTCGGTGGCGCCGGGTTGCTCGCCGCGTTCCCGCTCGCGTACGCGGTGGTGCTGAGCGCGTTCTACCTGCCGCTGATCCTGATGCTGCTCGGCCTGATCTTTCGCGGCGTTGCGTTCGAGTTCCGCTTCAAGGCGGACGATGCGCACCGCCACCTGTGGGACAAGGCGTTCATCGGCGGCTCGCTCGCGGCGACTTTCTTCCAGGGCGTCACGCTCGGCGGCTACATACAGGGCATCGAGGTCGTCGATCGCGCTTACGCGGGCGGCGCGTTCGACTGGCTCGCGCCCTTCCCGCTCTTCGTTGGTGCCGGCCTCGTCGTGACCTACGCGCTGCTCGGCAGCACGTGGCTGATCGTCAAGACGCAAGGGCCGCTGCAAGCACGGATGATCGCGATCGCGCGGCCACTGACGTGGATTCTGCTGGCCGTGATCATCGCGATCAGCGTATGGACACCGCTCGCCCGCGAGGACATCGCGCAGCGCTGGTTCACGTGGCCGCACCTGCTGTGGTTCGCTCCGGTGCCGATCCTCGTCGCGCTGACGGCGTGGCAGCTGCTGCAGCGGCTGCGCCGCGCGCCCGACATCGCGCCTTTCGTGCTGACGCTGTTTCTCGTGTTCCTCGGCTACAGCGGGCTCGGCATCAGCCTGTGGCCGAACATCGTCCCGCCCGGGATCACGATCTGGGAAGCGGCCGCCCCGCCACAGAGCATGGGGTTCACGCTCGTCGGCGCGCTGCTGATCATCCCGCTGATCCTGATGTACACCGCGTGGGGCTATTACGTGTTCCGCGGCAAGGTGGACGAAACGCAGGGCTACCACTGA
- a CDS encoding cytochrome ubiquinol oxidase subunit I: MWDIDALLLARIQFGFTISFHIIFPAITIGLASYLVVLEGQWLRTGREVFRDLYHFWSKIFAVNFAMGVVSGIVMAYQFGTNWSYFSDFAGGVTGPLLAYEVLTAFFLEAGFLGVMLFGWTRVGPGLHFLATVMVAAGTLLSATWILASNSWMQTPAGYGIVDGRVVPTDWIAVILNPSFPYRLVHMGIAAFLATALIVGASGAWHLLRGRDSPAIRKMLSMAMWMLLFVAPLQAVVGDFHGLNTLEHQPAKLAAMEGHWENKPGEGVPLTLFGWPDMEREETRFALDIPRLGSLILTHSWDGQFPGLKEFPREDRPNSTVVFWSFRIMVGLGFLMIALGLWALWARWRGELFRSRVLLRFAQWMGPTGLVAMLAGWFTTEIGRQPWLVYNVMRTADGVSSHGAGQLATTLALFVVVYFVVFGAGTVYLLRLIGHGPVTHEGTEPVPGGPGRQRTPARPLSAAPDATDDLATTRSGG, encoded by the coding sequence ATGTGGGACATCGACGCGCTGCTTCTCGCCCGCATCCAGTTCGGCTTCACGATCTCGTTTCACATCATCTTTCCGGCGATCACGATCGGGCTCGCCAGCTACCTGGTCGTGCTCGAAGGCCAGTGGCTGCGCACCGGGCGCGAAGTGTTCCGCGACCTGTACCATTTCTGGTCGAAAATCTTCGCCGTCAACTTCGCCATGGGCGTCGTCTCGGGCATTGTCATGGCGTACCAGTTCGGCACCAACTGGAGCTACTTTTCCGATTTCGCCGGCGGCGTCACCGGGCCGCTGCTGGCCTACGAAGTCCTGACGGCGTTCTTCCTCGAGGCCGGCTTTCTCGGCGTCATGCTGTTCGGCTGGACGCGCGTCGGCCCCGGCCTGCATTTCCTGGCGACGGTGATGGTCGCGGCCGGCACGCTGTTGTCGGCGACGTGGATCCTCGCGTCGAACAGCTGGATGCAGACGCCAGCGGGCTACGGAATCGTCGACGGGCGCGTCGTGCCGACGGACTGGATCGCGGTGATCCTGAACCCGTCGTTTCCATATCGCCTCGTCCACATGGGCATCGCGGCTTTCCTCGCGACCGCGCTGATCGTCGGCGCCTCCGGCGCATGGCACCTGCTGCGCGGCCGCGATAGCCCGGCAATCCGCAAGATGCTGTCGATGGCGATGTGGATGCTGCTTTTCGTCGCGCCGCTGCAGGCGGTGGTCGGCGATTTCCACGGCCTCAACACGCTCGAGCACCAGCCGGCGAAACTCGCCGCGATGGAAGGGCACTGGGAGAACAAGCCCGGCGAAGGCGTGCCGCTGACCTTGTTCGGCTGGCCGGACATGGAGCGCGAGGAAACGCGCTTCGCGCTCGATATCCCGCGTCTCGGCAGCCTGATCCTGACGCATTCGTGGGATGGCCAGTTTCCCGGGCTGAAGGAGTTCCCGCGCGAGGACCGGCCGAATTCGACGGTCGTGTTCTGGTCGTTCCGCATCATGGTGGGGCTGGGATTCCTGATGATCGCGCTCGGCCTGTGGGCGCTGTGGGCGCGCTGGCGCGGCGAGCTGTTCCGCTCGCGCGTACTGCTGCGATTCGCGCAGTGGATGGGACCGACCGGCCTCGTCGCGATGCTCGCCGGCTGGTTCACGACTGAAATCGGCCGACAGCCGTGGCTCGTGTACAACGTGATGCGCACCGCCGACGGCGTGTCGTCGCACGGCGCAGGGCAGCTCGCGACGACGCTCGCGCTCTTCGTCGTCGTCTATTTCGTCGTCTTCGGCGCGGGAACCGTCTATCTGCTGCGCCTCATCGGGCACGGACCGGTGACGCACGAAGGGACGGAGCCCGTGCCCGGCGGGCCGGGCCGGCAGCGCACTCCGGCACGACCGCTGTCGGCAGCCCCGGATGCGACCGACGACCTCGCCACCACGCGCAGCGGAGGCTGA
- a CDS encoding DoxX family membrane protein, with protein sequence MKDFTVLAGRLLLALIFILSGWGKIKGYAGSQQYMESMGVSGALLPLVIFAELGGGLAIAFGLLTRLAAVGLAVFCLLAAVFFHTDFSNPMQFISFMKNLAIAGGFFVLSAHGPGAFSIDAWRQRRT encoded by the coding sequence ATGAAGGATTTCACCGTTCTGGCCGGGCGTCTGCTGCTCGCGCTGATCTTCATCCTCAGCGGCTGGGGGAAGATCAAAGGCTACGCCGGCAGCCAGCAGTACATGGAATCGATGGGCGTGAGCGGTGCGCTGTTGCCGCTGGTGATTTTCGCCGAACTGGGCGGCGGCCTCGCGATTGCGTTCGGCCTGCTGACGAGGCTCGCCGCGGTCGGGCTGGCCGTGTTCTGCCTGCTCGCCGCAGTGTTCTTCCACACCGATTTCTCGAACCCGATGCAGTTCATCTCGTTCATGAAGAACCTCGCGATCGCCGGCGGTTTCTTCGTCCTGAGCGCCCACGGGCCCGGCGCGTTCAGCATCGACGCGTGGCGGCAGCGGCGGACCTAG
- a CDS encoding chromate transporter — MTTGFMLSDLPEFFLHFLTLSLLSIGGAMSTAPEMHRLLVHDRGWLTDADFTTAIALAQAAPGPNVLFVPVLGFQVAGLPGAAAAFVGILLPSTLLSLGVSRWGSRRRDTPAVRAFTAGLAPVTVGLMFSSGWVLALPFVREPAHRVGGIVLIAATVVAMLRTRLAPIWLIALGAVAGALGWA, encoded by the coding sequence ATGACGACCGGTTTCATGCTGTCCGACCTGCCGGAGTTCTTCCTGCACTTTCTGACACTGTCGCTGCTGTCGATCGGCGGCGCGATGTCGACGGCGCCGGAAATGCATCGCCTGCTCGTGCACGATCGCGGCTGGCTCACCGACGCGGACTTCACGACCGCGATCGCGCTCGCGCAGGCGGCGCCGGGGCCGAACGTGCTGTTCGTGCCGGTGCTCGGCTTCCAGGTGGCCGGTCTGCCCGGAGCCGCTGCCGCGTTCGTCGGCATCCTGCTGCCGTCGACGCTGCTGTCGCTCGGCGTCAGCCGCTGGGGCAGCCGGCGCCGCGACACCCCGGCGGTGCGCGCGTTCACCGCCGGACTCGCGCCGGTCACCGTCGGGCTGATGTTCTCGTCCGGCTGGGTGCTCGCGCTGCCTTTCGTGCGCGAGCCGGCCCACCGCGTCGGCGGCATCGTGCTGATCGCGGCGACGGTGGTCGCGATGCTGCGCACGCGCCTCGCACCGATCTGGCTGATCGCCCTCGGCGCCGTCGCCGGCGCGCTCGGCTGGGCGTAG
- a CDS encoding chromate transporter yields MFIAFTVLALQGFGGVLAVAQRELVDRRGWLTREEFIAAYSLAQLLPGPNVVNLSLMLGDRFFGWRGAFAAIGGMLLAPLVLVLVLAASYNRLSDYPVVAGALRGMGAVAAGLMLAMGFKMLGTLRRNPMGLVLCALLGLATIVAVAVLRVPLAWVVIGFGVFAWGLARWCIARQERQP; encoded by the coding sequence CTGTTCATCGCTTTCACCGTGCTCGCGCTGCAGGGCTTCGGCGGCGTGCTGGCAGTCGCCCAGCGCGAACTCGTCGATCGCCGCGGCTGGCTGACGCGGGAGGAATTCATCGCCGCGTATTCGCTCGCGCAGCTGCTGCCGGGCCCGAATGTCGTCAATCTGTCGCTGATGCTCGGCGACCGCTTCTTCGGCTGGCGCGGCGCATTCGCGGCGATCGGCGGCATGCTGCTCGCGCCGCTCGTGCTGGTGCTGGTGCTCGCGGCGAGCTACAACCGGCTTTCCGATTACCCGGTCGTCGCCGGCGCGTTGCGCGGCATGGGGGCCGTCGCCGCGGGGCTGATGCTGGCGATGGGCTTCAAGATGCTCGGCACGTTGCGGCGCAACCCGATGGGGCTCGTGCTGTGCGCGCTGCTCGGCCTGGCGACGATCGTCGCCGTCGCGGTGTTGCGCGTGCCGCTGGCGTGGGTCGTGATCGGGTTCGGCGTCTTCGCGTGGGGGCTCGCCCGCTGGTGCATCGCGCGGCAGGAGCGGCAGCCATGA
- a CDS encoding phosphoribosyltransferase produces MQFADRMDAAAQLAAALDAWRGKHALVLAIPRGAVPMGAALAEALQADLDVVLVRKLGAPWQPEYAVGAIDESGWSFVSDPDAASEEYLEGERARQLERLKERRRSYSPRHPPVDPAGRIVIVVDDGLATGATMIAALHAVRSKGPQQLICAVPVGAPASVEKVKPYADEVVCLYTPANFHAVGEFYRNFDQVEDDEVVACLERFRTKPGAPAAD; encoded by the coding sequence ATGCAGTTCGCAGACCGAATGGACGCGGCTGCCCAGCTTGCCGCCGCACTCGACGCGTGGCGCGGGAAGCACGCGCTGGTCCTCGCGATTCCCCGCGGCGCCGTGCCGATGGGCGCCGCCCTGGCCGAAGCATTGCAGGCCGACCTCGACGTCGTGCTGGTGCGCAAGCTCGGCGCGCCGTGGCAGCCGGAATACGCAGTCGGGGCGATCGACGAGAGCGGCTGGTCGTTCGTCTCCGATCCCGATGCCGCCAGTGAGGAGTACCTCGAGGGCGAGCGCGCGCGGCAGCTCGAGCGCCTGAAGGAACGGCGCCGCTCGTATTCGCCGCGACATCCGCCGGTCGATCCCGCCGGGCGCATCGTCATCGTCGTCGATGACGGGCTCGCGACCGGGGCGACGATGATCGCTGCGCTGCATGCGGTCCGCAGCAAAGGCCCGCAGCAGCTGATCTGCGCGGTGCCGGTCGGAGCCCCGGCGAGCGTGGAAAAAGTGAAGCCTTACGCCGACGAAGTCGTGTGCCTGTACACGCCGGCGAATTTCCACGCCGTCGGGGAGTTCTATCGCAACTTCGATCAGGTCGAGGATGACGAGGTCGTGGCCTGCCTCGAGCGGTTTCGCACGAAACCGGGCGCGCCGGCAGCGGACTGA
- a CDS encoding SRPBCC family protein, with translation MTHARERVIRYDVTTWWRFDAPLEAVWDAIVDAENWPVWWSGIEEVVTLAPGDGSGIGARRRCTCRGLLPFRLTIVTCVTRVEPLRLIEGRVSGELEGVGRCHLGRDARFTTVRYEWQVRTVRRWMNWLGPFAKPIFRWNHVAMMHAGGVGLARHLDSRAVPRTGDSA, from the coding sequence ATGACTCATGCGCGCGAACGCGTGATCCGATACGACGTGACGACGTGGTGGCGATTCGACGCGCCGCTCGAAGCGGTCTGGGACGCGATCGTCGACGCCGAGAACTGGCCCGTCTGGTGGTCCGGTATCGAGGAAGTCGTCACGCTCGCGCCCGGCGACGGGAGCGGAATTGGCGCGAGGCGCCGCTGCACCTGCCGCGGCCTGCTGCCGTTCCGCCTGACGATCGTCACCTGCGTCACGCGGGTCGAACCTTTGCGCCTGATCGAAGGGCGGGTCAGCGGCGAACTCGAAGGCGTCGGCCGCTGCCATCTCGGCCGCGACGCGCGTTTCACGACGGTGCGCTACGAGTGGCAGGTGCGCACGGTGCGCCGGTGGATGAACTGGCTCGGCCCGTTCGCGAAACCGATCTTCCGCTGGAACCACGTCGCGATGATGCACGCCGGCGGCGTCGGCCTCGCGCGTCACCTCGACAGCCGCGCGGTCCCGCGGACCGGCGACTCCGCGTGA